Proteins encoded within one genomic window of Rhizobium acidisoli:
- a CDS encoding ABC transporter permease: MRLFGGLLIGAILFFLVLPTLLVIPISLNDSSYIQFPPKGLTLRWYSEFLSDPDWRAATIFSLKIALSTTIASTAIGTMAAIGLVRGNLPGKALLQALSLGPMIVPHVVFGVALYLILSPLGLTGNFAGFLVAHTVLSVPYVIITVSAALERFDPSLELAALNCGASRSRTFFSIVLPNISPAVAAASVFAFLASFDEATVAFFISDTGGKTISRKMFEDIDFNLTPVIASVSTLLVAISLVLMGSIYLLTGRGED; this comes from the coding sequence TTGCGGCTCTTCGGGGGATTGCTGATTGGCGCAATCCTATTCTTCCTGGTGCTGCCGACGTTGCTCGTTATTCCGATTTCGCTGAATGACAGCAGCTATATCCAATTCCCGCCGAAGGGCCTGACGCTTCGCTGGTATAGCGAATTTCTCTCCGATCCGGACTGGCGCGCGGCGACGATTTTCAGCCTGAAGATTGCGCTATCGACAACCATCGCTTCGACGGCAATCGGAACAATGGCCGCCATCGGACTCGTTCGCGGCAATTTGCCGGGCAAGGCCCTTCTGCAGGCGCTGTCGCTCGGGCCGATGATTGTCCCCCATGTCGTCTTCGGCGTTGCGCTCTATCTGATTTTGTCGCCGCTTGGCCTGACAGGCAATTTTGCTGGTTTCCTGGTCGCGCACACCGTGCTCTCGGTCCCCTACGTGATCATCACCGTATCGGCAGCACTCGAGCGCTTTGACCCGTCACTTGAACTTGCCGCACTGAATTGCGGGGCAAGCCGCAGCCGCACCTTCTTCAGCATCGTGCTTCCAAACATTTCACCGGCGGTCGCAGCTGCTTCGGTTTTTGCGTTTCTAGCATCATTCGATGAGGCAACGGTCGCATTCTTCATCTCCGATACCGGCGGCAAAACGATCAGCCGCAAAATGTTCGAGGATATCGATTTCAATCTCACCCCGGTCATTGCATCGGTTTCGACGCTGCTCGTCGCGATATCACTCGTCCTCATGGGCTCCATCTATCTCCTTACAGGCCGCGGGGAGGACTAA
- a CDS encoding ABC transporter ATP-binding protein, with amino-acid sequence MIGAPVFIDRIGKAYGSQTAVGAVTLEIPAGEFLSILGPSGSGKTTLLTMIAGFESPSAGRIIIGGRDVTTMSPDRRNIGMVFQRYALFPHLTVAENIAFPLKMRGIRKNLRAERVGRALDLVQLPDYARRYPHELSGGQQQRVAVARAIVFEPPVLLMDEPLGALDKKLRESMQLEIKQLQQRLGATVIYVTHDQEEALTMSDRIAVMAKGQLAQLGTPAEIYCNPQSAFVADFIGKMNFLTGEYLGDIAGSQTIRLGDDVVIDTPGAFPGFEGSAKIGDRVRLALRPERLGLAARGAGGKNALPGRIETSVFAGSFDLHLVRTDFGNGEIIQVQISTDGTRARFATGTPVDVIAERDGLRLFADAEA; translated from the coding sequence TTGATTGGTGCGCCTGTTTTCATCGATCGCATTGGCAAGGCTTATGGCAGCCAGACTGCCGTTGGCGCAGTGACCTTGGAAATTCCCGCCGGCGAATTCCTGTCGATCCTTGGTCCATCCGGGTCGGGGAAAACGACGCTCCTGACAATGATCGCGGGCTTCGAAAGCCCTTCTGCCGGGCGCATCATTATCGGCGGGCGCGATGTCACCACCATGTCGCCCGATCGCCGCAATATCGGGATGGTCTTTCAGCGTTATGCCTTGTTCCCCCATCTGACCGTCGCTGAAAACATAGCCTTTCCACTGAAGATGCGCGGCATTCGCAAGAACCTCAGAGCCGAACGCGTCGGCCGGGCGCTCGACCTCGTCCAACTCCCGGACTACGCCAGGCGCTATCCCCACGAATTATCCGGCGGCCAGCAACAGCGTGTGGCGGTCGCGCGAGCAATTGTCTTCGAACCGCCTGTTCTCCTGATGGACGAGCCGCTCGGGGCACTCGACAAGAAGCTGCGCGAATCCATGCAGCTCGAGATCAAGCAGTTGCAGCAGCGGCTCGGCGCTACGGTCATCTACGTGACGCACGATCAAGAGGAGGCGTTGACCATGTCCGACCGGATCGCCGTTATGGCAAAGGGGCAACTCGCTCAACTCGGAACCCCGGCGGAGATTTACTGCAATCCGCAGAGTGCCTTTGTTGCGGACTTCATCGGCAAGATGAACTTCCTGACTGGAGAATACCTGGGCGACATCGCCGGCAGCCAGACGATCAGACTGGGTGATGATGTGGTCATTGATACGCCGGGCGCTTTTCCGGGTTTCGAGGGTTCGGCAAAGATCGGGGATCGCGTTCGTCTTGCGCTCAGACCCGAGCGCCTTGGTCTTGCGGCGCGCGGCGCAGGGGGAAAGAACGCCCTGCCCGGCCGGATCGAGACCTCGGTCTTTGCAGGCTCTTTCGATCTTCATCTCGTTCGCACCGATTTCGGGAACGGAGAAATCATTCAGGTGCAGATCTCCACCGATGGGACGAGAGCGCGCTTTGCGACGGGTACCCCCGTGGATGTCATTGCCGAGCGCGACGGCCTGCGGCTCTTTGCCGATGCGGAGGCATGA
- a CDS encoding ABC transporter permease: protein MTATVDNLAPTPTVSASWLFSYSARRYSHALTLVLVAPLMLLLAAGFLYPIGRLISLSVMAPEFTLEYYRRIVTEPLYIDVLLRTLQTGAIVTVASLLLGYPVAFLMARARGKAAMIVVAAVFVPLWTSVLVRSYAWIVLLQRNGVINGLFIETGVVTSPLKLLYTEGAVILAMTHVLMPFMILPICNALRTIPAEYSQAARNLGAGPMGAFLRVTLPLSLPGIFAGCVMCFILAIGFYITPALVGGPGALMMATLIGQQTIVLLDWPFAAALATVLLTTTLIFVLVFRKALSVSKGMNSAN from the coding sequence ATGACTGCGACCGTCGACAATCTCGCACCGACACCGACCGTTTCTGCAAGCTGGCTATTCTCATACTCGGCACGGCGTTATTCGCATGCGCTGACGCTCGTGCTTGTTGCCCCGTTGATGCTCCTACTGGCCGCAGGCTTCCTCTATCCGATTGGCCGGCTCATCTCTTTGAGCGTTATGGCGCCGGAATTCACGCTCGAATATTACCGGCGGATTGTAACCGAGCCACTTTACATCGACGTCCTACTTCGCACGCTGCAGACGGGTGCAATTGTCACTGTGGCGAGCCTGCTACTCGGATATCCGGTTGCCTTTCTCATGGCGCGCGCCAGAGGCAAGGCTGCAATGATCGTCGTGGCGGCAGTATTCGTGCCGCTGTGGACCTCAGTGCTGGTGCGATCATACGCCTGGATCGTGCTGCTGCAGCGAAACGGGGTTATCAATGGCTTGTTCATTGAAACCGGCGTCGTCACCAGTCCTTTGAAGCTCCTTTATACCGAGGGCGCCGTCATCCTCGCGATGACACATGTTCTCATGCCCTTCATGATCCTGCCCATCTGCAATGCTCTTCGCACAATTCCTGCCGAGTATAGCCAGGCCGCCCGCAATCTCGGCGCCGGCCCGATGGGCGCCTTCCTGCGCGTGACCTTGCCCCTCAGCCTGCCTGGAATCTTTGCCGGGTGCGTCATGTGCTTCATCCTGGCGATCGGTTTTTATATCACGCCAGCCCTTGTTGGCGGACCGGGAGCATTGATGATGGCAACGCTGATCGGCCAGCAAACTATCGTCCTGCTTGACTGGCCATTCGCCGCAGCGCTCGCGACGGTCCTTCTTACCACGACGCTCATCTTTGTCCTTGTGTTCCGCAAGGCCCTTTCCGTCAGCAAAGGAATGAACAGTGCCAACTGA
- the traA gene encoding Ti-type conjugative transfer relaxase TraA — protein MAIMFVRAQVISRGAGRSIVSAAAYRHRARMIDEQAGTSFSYRGGASELMHEELALPGEIPAWLRSAISGQSVARASEVLWNAVDAFEKRADAQLARELIIALPEELTRAENIALVRDFVRDNLTSKGMVADWVYHDKEGNPHIHLMMTLRPMIEEGFGPKKVPVLSEEGKPLRVVTPDRPNGKIVYRVWAGDKETMKAWKIAWAETANRHLALAGHEIRLDGRSYAEQGLGGIAQKHLGPEKAALARNGRELYFAPADLARRQEIADRLLAEPDLLLKQLGNERSTFDERDIAKALHRTVDDPGDFANIRARLMASDQLVILKPQEIDQETGKAAAPAVFTTRDILRIEYDMAQSARVLSKRGGFGVSRRHVEAAIDRVESRDPKNPFRLDAEQVDAVHHVTGDSGIAAVVGLAGAGKSTLLAAARLAWESQGRRVIGAALAGKAAEGLEDSSGITSRTIASWELAWANGRDALHRGDVLVIDEAGMVASQQMARVLKIAEEAEVKVILVGDAMQLQPIQAGAAFRAITERIGFAELAGVRRQREAWARDASRLFARGDVEKGLDAYAQQGHLVEAGTREETIDRIVSDWAAARKQAIGRSISEGRDGHLRGDELLVLAHTNDDVKRLNEALREVMAGEGALSDSRAFRTERGTRDFAVGDRIIFLENARFLEPRAKHSGPQYVKNGMLGTVVATGDKRGDPLLSVLLDNGRKVVFSEDSYRNVDHGYAATIHKSQGATVDRTFVLATGMMDRHLTYVSMTRHRDRVDLYAAKEDFEPRPEWGRKPRVDHAAGVTGELVETGEAKFRPEDKDADDSPYGDVRTDDGTVHRLWGVSLPKALEDAGISDGDTVTLRKDGVERVKVQVAIVDEATGQKRYEEREVDRNVWTASRIETAYVRRERIAQESHRPEVFEQLVERLSRSGAKTTTLDFESEAGYRAQAQDFARRRGLDHLSLAAAEMEESLSRRWTWIAAKREQVEKLWERASVALGFAIERERRVAYNEARTEPHIVSGASAGEAHYLIPPTTSFVRSVEADARRAQHSSPAWAEREAVLRPLLDKIYRDPDAALVALNALASDAGTQPRRLADELAAAPDRLGRLRGSELIVDGRAARNERKVVMAAVKELLPLARAHATEFRRNAERFELREQTRRSYMSLSIPALSERATARLMEIEAVRSRGGDDAYKTAFALAAEDRTIVQEIKAVSEALSARFGWSAFTAKADTVAERNIAERMPEDLTAGRREELTGLFEAVKRFAGEQHLTERRDRSKVAAGASADLSKESGKENVTMPPMFAAVTEFKTSVDDEARLRALSNPLYRQQRPALANAATTVWRDPASVVGKIEELLGKGFAADRIAAAVTNDPAAYGALRGSDRLMDRMLASGRERKEVMRAVPEVAARLRSLGTAYANTLEAERQAIIEERRRMAVAIPSLSRAAEEALLHLTAEVKTNGRKPHVSATPLDSSIRREFADVSRALDERFGRNAIIRGDEDLISRVPPAQRPAFATMQDRLKVLQQTVRQESSEQIIAERRQRASQRSRGIGL, from the coding sequence GTGGCGATCATGTTCGTCAGAGCGCAGGTGATCAGCAGGGGAGCCGGACGCAGCATCGTCTCGGCGGCTGCCTATCGTCATCGCGCCCGAATGATCGACGAACAGGCGGGAACGTCGTTCAGCTATCGCGGCGGCGCCTCCGAGCTGATGCATGAGGAACTGGCGCTGCCGGGTGAGATCCCGGCCTGGCTGCGATCGGCGATATCAGGTCAGTCCGTCGCCCGGGCGAGCGAAGTGCTGTGGAATGCCGTCGACGCTTTTGAGAAGCGGGCGGATGCACAGCTCGCCCGCGAACTGATCATCGCCCTGCCGGAGGAGCTGACGCGGGCGGAGAACATTGCGCTGGTCCGCGACTTCGTCCGCGACAATCTCACCTCGAAAGGAATGGTCGCCGACTGGGTCTATCACGACAAGGAGGGTAACCCGCACATCCACCTGATGATGACGCTGCGGCCGATGATCGAGGAGGGTTTTGGACCGAAGAAAGTTCCGGTCCTCAGTGAAGAGGGCAAGCCGCTGCGTGTCGTCACGCCGGATCGACCGAATGGGAAGATCGTCTACAGAGTTTGGGCGGGCGACAAGGAAACGATGAAGGCCTGGAAGATCGCCTGGGCGGAAACGGCCAATCGGCATCTGGCGCTCGCCGGCCATGAGATTCGCCTCGACGGTCGCTCCTATGCCGAACAGGGCCTCGGCGGCATCGCACAAAAACACCTCGGGCCGGAGAAGGCGGCACTCGCCCGGAACGGCAGGGAGCTCTACTTCGCACCGGCCGATCTCGCCCGGCGCCAGGAAATTGCCGACCGGCTGCTGGCCGAGCCGGACCTCTTGTTGAAGCAGCTCGGCAACGAACGCTCCACCTTCGATGAGAGGGATATCGCCAAGGCGCTGCACCGCACTGTCGACGATCCCGGCGATTTTGCCAACATCCGCGCCCGGCTGATGGCGTCGGACCAGTTGGTCATCTTGAAGCCGCAGGAGATCGATCAAGAGACAGGGAAGGCGGCCGCGCCTGCCGTGTTCACCACGCGGGACATCCTGCGTATCGAATATGACATGGCGCAGTCGGCACGGGTGTTGTCGAAGCGTGGCGGCTTCGGTGTTTCCAGGCGGCACGTTGAAGCGGCGATTGATCGCGTCGAGAGCCGTGATCCCAAAAATCCATTCCGGCTCGATGCGGAGCAGGTCGATGCTGTCCATCATGTCACCGGTGATAGCGGTATTGCCGCCGTCGTCGGCCTGGCGGGCGCCGGCAAATCGACCCTGCTTGCCGCGGCGCGGCTTGCCTGGGAAAGCCAGGGACGCCGGGTGATTGGTGCCGCCCTTGCCGGCAAGGCGGCGGAAGGGCTGGAAGACAGTTCCGGCATCACGTCGCGCACGATCGCCTCCTGGGAACTCGCCTGGGCCAATGGGCGCGACGCACTCCATCGCGGTGATGTGCTGGTCATCGATGAAGCCGGCATGGTCGCCTCGCAGCAGATGGCCCGTGTATTGAAGATCGCCGAAGAGGCTGAAGTGAAAGTCATTCTCGTCGGCGACGCGATGCAGCTGCAACCGATCCAGGCGGGTGCTGCCTTCCGGGCAATCACCGAACGGATCGGCTTTGCCGAGCTTGCCGGCGTGCGCCGCCAGCGTGAGGCGTGGGCGCGAGATGCCTCGCGGCTCTTTGCTCGTGGTGACGTCGAGAAAGGTCTCGACGCCTATGCTCAACAGGGCCATCTGGTCGAGGCGGGCACGCGCGAGGAAACCATTGATCGCATCGTCTCCGACTGGGCTGCTGCGCGCAAGCAGGCAATCGGTCGGTCGATCTCGGAAGGTAGAGATGGCCATCTTCGCGGCGACGAACTGCTGGTGCTCGCCCACACCAATGATGACGTCAAACGCCTGAACGAGGCGCTGCGTGAAGTGATGGCTGGGGAGGGGGCGTTGAGCGACAGCCGCGCTTTCCGGACCGAGCGCGGGACGCGAGACTTCGCCGTCGGCGACCGCATCATCTTCCTGGAAAATGCTCGCTTCCTCGAGCCGCGGGCCAAGCACTCCGGGCCGCAATACGTCAAGAACGGCATGCTCGGCACGGTCGTCGCGACCGGTGACAAACGCGGCGATCCGCTGCTGTCGGTTCTGCTCGACAATGGCCGCAAGGTCGTCTTCAGCGAAGACAGTTATCGCAATGTCGATCACGGCTATGCCGCAACGATCCACAAATCGCAAGGCGCCACCGTCGACCGCACCTTCGTGCTCGCCACCGGCATGATGGACCGGCATCTGACCTATGTGTCGATGACCCGGCATCGTGACCGCGTCGACCTTTATGCAGCGAAAGAAGATTTTGAGCCGAGACCGGAATGGGGACGCAAACCGCGCGTCGATCACGCCGCCGGCGTCACCGGCGAGCTTGTCGAAACCGGCGAAGCCAAATTCCGGCCCGAGGACAAGGATGCCGACGACAGCCCCTATGGCGATGTCAGGACGGATGATGGAACCGTCCACCGGCTGTGGGGCGTGAGCCTGCCGAAGGCGCTCGAGGATGCCGGCATCTCCGACGGCGACACCGTCACGCTGCGCAAGGATGGTGTCGAGCGGGTCAAGGTTCAGGTTGCTATCGTCGACGAGGCGACGGGTCAGAAGCGTTACGAGGAGAGGGAAGTCGACCGCAACGTCTGGACGGCCAGCCGGATCGAAACCGCCTATGTCCGCCGGGAGCGCATCGCGCAGGAAAGTCATCGGCCGGAGGTGTTCGAGCAGCTCGTCGAGCGATTGTCGCGTTCCGGCGCCAAGACGACGACGCTCGATTTTGAAAGTGAGGCCGGCTATCGCGCTCAGGCGCAAGACTTCGCCCGGCGCCGCGGGCTTGATCATCTTTCGCTCGCCGCAGCCGAGATGGAGGAAAGCCTTTCCCGGCGCTGGACGTGGATTGCCGCAAAGAGGGAGCAGGTGGAAAAGCTCTGGGAAAGGGCAAGCGTGGCGCTCGGCTTTGCCATCGAGCGAGAACGGCGGGTCGCCTACAACGAGGCGCGAACTGAACCCCACATCGTCTCGGGCGCAAGCGCTGGCGAAGCACACTATTTGATCCCGCCGACCACTTCGTTCGTCAGGAGCGTCGAGGCGGATGCGCGGCGGGCGCAGCATTCGTCGCCGGCCTGGGCGGAGCGGGAAGCAGTCCTTCGGCCGCTGCTTGATAAGATCTACCGGGATCCGGATGCAGCACTTGTTGCCCTGAATGCGCTCGCCTCGGACGCCGGCACTCAACCCCGCAGGCTCGCCGACGAGCTTGCCGCAGCCCCCGACCGGCTCGGCCGGTTGCGTGGCTCCGAGCTGATCGTCGACGGACGCGCGGCGCGCAACGAGCGCAAGGTCGTCATGGCGGCTGTGAAGGAATTGCTTCCCTTGGCTCGCGCCCATGCGACCGAGTTCCGCAGAAACGCCGAACGGTTCGAACTCCGTGAACAGACGCGCCGCTCCTATATGTCATTGTCGATCCCGGCGCTCTCCGAACGCGCGACGGCGCGTCTTATGGAGATTGAGGCGGTGCGCAGCCGGGGCGGGGACGACGCCTATAAGACGGCCTTTGCGCTCGCCGCCGAGGACCGCACCATCGTCCAGGAAATCAAGGCGGTCAGCGAAGCATTGTCCGCCCGCTTTGGCTGGAGTGCCTTCACCGCGAAGGCGGATACGGTTGCTGAACGCAATATTGCTGAGCGTATGCCGGAAGATCTGACGGCCGGCCGGCGCGAGGAACTGACCGGGCTGTTCGAAGCCGTGAAGCGTTTTGCCGGAGAGCAGCATCTCACCGAGCGCCGGGATCGTTCGAAAGTCGCCGCCGGCGCGAGCGCCGATTTGAGCAAAGAGTCAGGAAAGGAAAATGTCACCATGCCGCCCATGTTTGCCGCCGTCACCGAGTTCAAGACGTCGGTCGACGATGAGGCTCGATTGCGAGCGCTCTCTAACCCTCTCTACCGTCAACAGCGGCCCGCATTGGCCAACGCCGCGACGACCGTCTGGCGCGATCCGGCGAGCGTCGTCGGCAAGATCGAGGAACTGCTCGGGAAAGGTTTTGCCGCTGATCGCATTGCCGCAGCAGTGACCAACGATCCGGCCGCCTATGGTGCGTTGCGCGGCTCCGATCGCCTGATGGATCGGATGCTGGCGTCCGGCCGGGAACGGAAAGAGGTGATGCGGGCCGTGCCCGAAGTGGCAGCCCGCCTGCGGTCGCTTGGGACCGCCTATGCAAACACCCTCGAAGCCGAGCGTCAGGCCATCATCGAAGAGCGCCGACGCATGGCGGTTGCTATTCCCAGTCTGTCGAGAGCTGCGGAAGAGGCCCTGCTGCACCTAACGGCGGAGGTGAAAACGAATGGTCGCAAACCGCATGTTTCGGCGACTCCCCTCGATTCGAGCATTCGCCGAGAGTTCGCCGACGTCAGCCGGGCCCTCGACGAGCGCTTCGGGCGAAATGCCATCATCCGCGGTGACGAGGATCTCATCAGCCGCGTGCCGCCGGCGCAGCGGCCGGCCTTCGCGACGATGCAGGACAGGTTGAAGGTGCTGCAGCAGACCGTACGCCAGGAAAGCAGTGAACAGATTATCGCGGAACGCCGCCAGCGCGCTTCGCAACGCAGCCGCGGCATCGGGCTGTGA
- a CDS encoding winged helix-turn-helix transcriptional regulator, with the protein MSELLAIVSRDADYYLMLEHILKEGGYRTMLIDVPSEAVPTVEELDAAAIIVDCQPGSQILSDIAASLKERGLASEVTLIALVAEKTAYLDILKANVDESFTRPMRPERLLSYLHGAIGNSADNVRRRLLPIFDDMKLDTKGRRVLVRGTPINLSPIEFRLLSALMGDVGRVLSRVELIGIAWPQGAFVEPRTVDVHIGRLRRALKRALGRDVIRTVPKVGYAMNIV; encoded by the coding sequence ATGAGCGAACTTCTCGCGATCGTATCCCGAGACGCTGACTATTATTTGATGCTCGAGCATATTTTGAAGGAAGGCGGATACAGGACAATGCTCATCGATGTTCCGAGCGAAGCCGTCCCGACAGTCGAGGAGTTAGACGCCGCAGCGATCATCGTCGACTGCCAGCCGGGTTCGCAAATTTTGTCTGATATCGCCGCCAGCCTCAAGGAGAGAGGGCTTGCCAGCGAGGTCACCCTCATCGCGCTGGTCGCCGAAAAAACCGCCTATCTCGACATTTTGAAAGCCAATGTCGATGAGAGCTTTACAAGGCCCATGCGGCCGGAACGCCTCTTGTCTTACCTTCACGGTGCAATAGGGAATTCCGCCGACAACGTGCGTCGCCGCCTCCTTCCAATATTCGACGATATGAAATTGGACACCAAGGGTCGGCGTGTTCTGGTACGGGGCACGCCGATCAACCTTAGTCCGATCGAGTTTCGCCTGTTGAGCGCCCTGATGGGGGACGTGGGACGAGTTCTCAGCCGGGTCGAGCTGATAGGTATCGCTTGGCCGCAGGGAGCATTCGTCGAGCCGCGGACGGTCGATGTTCATATCGGCCGCCTCCGGCGGGCTTTGAAGCGAGCCCTTGGCCGCGATGTGATCCGGACGGTGCCAAAGGTAGGATATGCGATGAACATCGTCTGA
- a CDS encoding ABC transporter substrate-binding protein — protein MTKRIEIRPLLLAACLTLVGAGVSHAEEQVVIATTGGAYDAALRKFWFEPFTEETGIKVVSVAATNAEMRAKASAMVKTGNVTWDLYPDGEIQASAETHRLTSEDLTEFCKPFQGRPDLVDDACVTAGARLFSTATLMAYDPTGFKEGSPSSWADMWDQAKFPGGRSFPNFDDPWRVMAAALLADGVPRDKLFPLDVDRALKKLDEIRPAISLWWKTGDQSVQGFRNGDYSIGQIWLTRANTLKAEGRQIAWSKQASFLVGDRLTIIKGAPNRANALKLVGYWLDHPEAQAKVCEELLCTPPSRKAIALMSPAARAALPSDDDIRDYIVIPDAKWINENSATMLERWNAWIR, from the coding sequence ATGACAAAACGAATCGAGATCAGGCCCTTGCTGCTTGCGGCTTGCCTCACGCTAGTTGGTGCGGGGGTATCCCATGCTGAGGAGCAGGTGGTCATTGCGACCACTGGCGGCGCCTACGATGCGGCGCTGCGAAAATTCTGGTTCGAGCCGTTTACCGAAGAGACCGGCATCAAAGTCGTCTCGGTCGCGGCAACAAATGCGGAGATGCGAGCGAAAGCATCGGCGATGGTCAAGACAGGCAATGTGACCTGGGACCTCTATCCGGATGGCGAGATCCAGGCGAGCGCTGAAACGCATCGGTTGACGTCTGAAGACCTCACCGAATTTTGCAAACCCTTTCAAGGCCGACCAGACTTGGTCGACGATGCCTGTGTCACTGCCGGGGCCAGGCTTTTTTCGACCGCAACGCTCATGGCTTACGACCCTACCGGCTTCAAGGAAGGAAGCCCGTCGAGCTGGGCTGACATGTGGGACCAGGCGAAATTTCCCGGTGGTCGGTCTTTTCCGAATTTCGACGATCCGTGGCGGGTCATGGCCGCTGCACTGCTGGCCGATGGTGTCCCGCGCGACAAGCTCTTTCCGCTCGACGTCGACCGCGCACTCAAAAAGCTTGACGAGATCCGTCCAGCAATATCGCTCTGGTGGAAGACCGGTGATCAGAGCGTTCAAGGGTTTCGCAACGGCGACTACAGCATCGGCCAGATCTGGCTGACGCGGGCAAATACTCTGAAGGCTGAAGGCCGCCAGATCGCCTGGTCCAAGCAGGCTTCTTTCTTAGTTGGCGATCGCTTGACCATCATCAAGGGCGCGCCGAACCGGGCGAATGCGTTAAAGCTGGTCGGCTACTGGCTTGATCACCCCGAGGCGCAGGCGAAAGTCTGCGAGGAACTCCTTTGCACGCCGCCCAGTCGCAAGGCGATCGCATTGATGTCGCCGGCAGCACGTGCAGCGTTGCCAAGCGACGATGATATCAGGGATTACATCGTCATTCCGGACGCCAAATGGATCAATGAAAATTCCGCGACGATGCTCGAGCGTTGGAATGCCTGGATCCGATAA
- a CDS encoding aminotransferase class I/II-fold pyridoxal phosphate-dependent enzyme, producing the protein MQEAASGAGSPMISHRNTASLIRHAAPHFAAAHLDGLMALYVHPADGRAVTMPISESRSQRVIDFVRCSYLGLDNHPAIIEGAIETVRRYGTLHWSCARTRLNFAVLGDLEDALSDLFAARVITYTTVLAANMSALPLIASGVLTGGKKPVMVFDRLAHATLAFNKPVVAEECVVRTIGHNDLQALEDICRQNETVAYVCDGVYSMGGCAPIKELRELQERYGLFLYIDDAHGISLFGERGEGFARSQMPEGLEERTIIAASLGKGFGASGGMLMLGTSFQEEIFRRFALAHAFSASINVAAIGAALASEVIHRTPELGVRQRALAEYISLFDELVPTAQAGSRLPIRTVVVGDELAAIGAARVVLDAGYYASAIFFPTVAKGRAGLRICPTASHTAAEVREVAAAINRALKG; encoded by the coding sequence ATGCAAGAGGCCGCTTCGGGTGCCGGGTCGCCCATGATATCTCACAGAAACACAGCCAGTTTGATCAGGCATGCCGCTCCTCACTTCGCCGCAGCCCATCTCGATGGCCTGATGGCACTTTATGTCCATCCGGCGGATGGTCGAGCCGTGACGATGCCAATATCAGAAAGCCGATCGCAACGTGTCATCGACTTCGTTCGCTGCTCCTATCTCGGGCTCGACAATCATCCCGCGATCATCGAGGGCGCTATTGAGACCGTTCGGCGCTACGGAACGCTACACTGGTCCTGCGCCCGCACGCGGCTCAATTTTGCAGTCCTGGGAGATCTCGAGGATGCGCTCTCTGACCTTTTCGCCGCAAGGGTCATTACCTACACGACGGTTCTTGCCGCCAATATGAGCGCTCTTCCTTTGATTGCGTCGGGAGTCCTGACTGGGGGCAAAAAACCTGTGATGGTGTTCGATCGCCTCGCTCATGCGACGCTCGCATTTAACAAGCCCGTCGTCGCCGAAGAATGCGTGGTTCGCACCATAGGCCACAACGATCTTCAGGCGCTGGAAGACATTTGCCGTCAGAATGAGACGGTCGCCTATGTCTGTGATGGTGTCTATTCCATGGGCGGTTGTGCGCCGATCAAGGAATTGCGCGAGCTTCAGGAGCGATACGGCCTTTTCCTCTATATTGATGATGCTCATGGCATATCGCTCTTCGGAGAAAGGGGCGAGGGTTTTGCCCGTTCGCAAATGCCCGAGGGTCTCGAAGAGCGGACCATAATCGCGGCCTCACTCGGCAAGGGCTTCGGCGCCTCAGGCGGCATGTTGATGCTTGGAACGTCGTTTCAGGAAGAAATTTTTCGCCGCTTTGCTCTCGCCCATGCCTTTTCGGCCTCGATCAATGTTGCGGCGATTGGTGCTGCCCTCGCCTCCGAGGTAATCCATCGCACACCGGAACTCGGCGTGCGGCAAAGGGCATTGGCCGAATATATTTCTCTGTTCGACGAACTGGTGCCAACCGCACAGGCGGGATCCCGACTTCCTATCCGCACCGTTGTCGTCGGTGACGAGCTGGCGGCAATCGGTGCCGCCAGAGTCGTGCTCGATGCCGGTTACTATGCATCGGCCATATTCTTCCCGACGGTGGCCAAGGGGAGGGCAGGGCTGCGCATATGTCCGACTGCCAGCCACACGGCCGCGGAAGTGCGCGAGGTCGCCGCTGCCATCAATCGTGCCCTCAAGGGCTAA